Proteins encoded within one genomic window of Candidatus Binataceae bacterium:
- the secD gene encoding protein translocase subunit SecD, with translation MENQNFAPILILLALGAAILYLFLTGGRPLTQIYLTVVLVVVSLLILVPSINPNLPDWWKSWLPTPRIQLGLDLQGGTHLLLEVKLDDAVKTSLSRRAEDLKRELKENKIAYSDIAVQPDDSVLVKLASVQDRSSFEDLVAKSYGDMLVQSASTQSGPAFSMRFRPEEEQNIRSSAMDQALETIRNRIDQLGVRETTVAREGNNEILVQLPGIQDPERAKELIGKTAVLEFKLVDDSHSVEDALKNGPPPGDQILYGPADQGGRQPYLVQSQTEMTGDVVTDARVRPGTRLEGPYVAVDLDGRGARIFDSLTADNVGRRLAIILDNTVYSAPVIKERIAGGHVQITGQFSLDEAHDLAIVLRSGALPAPVEIVEERTVGPSLGRDSIRQGELSFVVGALAVLIFMALYYDKAGLLADFGLMLNIMLLVCVMAAMQATLTLPGIAGVVLTLGMSVDANVLINERMREELRNGKTPRDAVRIGYERAWSAIHDSNISTFVAGLILFQFGTGPVKGFAITLCVGVLTGLFSCVVITRIWYDYLIASRRLVRISV, from the coding sequence TTGGAAAACCAAAATTTCGCGCCAATTCTCATTCTCTTGGCGCTGGGTGCGGCTATTCTCTATCTGTTTTTGACTGGAGGTCGCCCCCTCACTCAGATTTATTTGACCGTGGTCCTGGTGGTGGTGAGCTTGTTGATTCTGGTTCCCAGCATCAACCCCAACCTGCCCGATTGGTGGAAGAGCTGGCTGCCCACGCCCAGGATTCAGCTTGGACTGGACCTTCAGGGCGGCACTCATCTGCTTTTGGAAGTGAAGTTGGATGATGCGGTGAAGACTTCGCTGAGCAGGCGGGCGGAAGATTTAAAGCGCGAGCTCAAGGAAAATAAGATCGCTTATAGCGATATCGCCGTGCAACCTGACGACAGCGTGCTGGTTAAGCTCGCCTCGGTTCAGGACCGCAGTTCGTTTGAAGACTTGGTCGCCAAAAGCTATGGCGACATGCTGGTGCAGTCGGCCAGCACTCAGAGCGGCCCGGCTTTCAGCATGCGGTTCAGACCCGAAGAGGAGCAGAACATTCGCTCCAGCGCGATGGATCAGGCCTTGGAGACCATCCGCAACCGCATCGACCAGTTGGGGGTGCGTGAAACCACGGTGGCGCGCGAAGGCAATAATGAAATCCTGGTCCAATTGCCGGGAATCCAGGATCCCGAGCGGGCCAAAGAACTGATCGGCAAGACCGCGGTACTGGAGTTCAAGCTGGTTGATGACAGCCACAGCGTGGAAGACGCGCTCAAGAACGGCCCGCCACCCGGCGACCAGATCCTCTATGGGCCGGCCGATCAGGGCGGTCGCCAGCCCTATTTGGTCCAGTCGCAGACTGAGATGACCGGTGACGTGGTGACCGACGCCCGGGTGCGGCCGGGAACTCGGCTGGAGGGCCCTTATGTGGCGGTTGACCTCGATGGTCGCGGGGCGCGTATCTTCGACTCCTTGACGGCTGACAACGTCGGCCGACGCCTGGCGATTATCCTGGACAATACGGTCTATTCCGCGCCCGTAATCAAGGAGCGCATTGCCGGCGGTCACGTCCAGATTACTGGGCAGTTCTCGCTCGACGAAGCCCATGACCTGGCGATCGTGCTGCGCTCGGGCGCGCTGCCCGCCCCGGTGGAGATTGTCGAAGAGCGCACCGTGGGCCCCTCCCTGGGGCGCGATTCAATTCGCCAAGGCGAGCTGTCCTTCGTGGTCGGCGCGCTGGCGGTCCTGATCTTCATGGCGCTGTACTACGATAAGGCTGGTTTACTCGCCGATTTCGGCCTGATGCTCAATATCATGCTGCTGGTCTGCGTGATGGCGGCGATGCAGGCCACGCTGACGCTGCCCGGAATCGCCGGAGTTGTGCTGACCCTGGGCATGTCGGTTGACGCCAATGTGCTGATAAACGAGCGTATGCGCGAGGAGCTGCGCAACGGCAAGACCCCGCGCGACGCCGTGCGAATCGGCTACGAACGCGCCTGGTCGGCCATCCACGATTCCAACATTTCAACCTTCGTGGCAGGCTTGATCCTGTTCCAATTTGGGACCGGCCCGGTCAAAGGCTTCGCTATTACGCTGTGTGTGGGAGTGCTGACCGGGCTATTTTCCTGCGTGGTCATAACCCGCATTTGGTATGATTACTTGATCGCATCGCGCCGCCTGGTCCGCATCAGCGTTTGA
- a CDS encoding helix-turn-helix domain-containing protein — protein sequence MIADKEDLLLNSREVAFLLDLSPDTVNELARRQALPAFKKGRQWRFRKRDILSFKRQLKGLNVAA from the coding sequence ATGATAGCCGATAAAGAAGACCTGCTGCTCAATTCCAGAGAAGTGGCCTTCCTGCTGGACTTGAGCCCCGATACGGTCAACGAGTTGGCTCGTCGCCAGGCCTTGCCGGCCTTCAAAAAAGGGCGCCAGTGGCGCTTTCGCAAGCGCGACATCCTGTCTTTCAAGCGCCAACTCAAGGGACTTAACGTCGCAGCCTAG
- the yajC gene encoding preprotein translocase subunit YajC, whose translation MFFEGIAYAQNSAGQSGGTQQVLYTTVIPLVFLFAIFYFLLIRPQTKKAAEHSKLLAGLKRNDEVVTTGGLLGRIVELSDKVATLEIAKGVQVRVERSQIAGLSAYGKSTKAVS comes from the coding sequence AATTGCATATGCCCAGAACAGCGCGGGGCAAAGCGGCGGAACCCAGCAGGTGCTCTACACCACCGTCATCCCGCTGGTCTTTTTGTTCGCGATTTTTTATTTTCTCCTGATCCGGCCGCAGACCAAGAAGGCGGCCGAGCATTCCAAGCTGCTGGCCGGCCTCAAACGTAACGACGAGGTCGTTACTACCGGCGGTTTGCTTGGCCGAATTGTCGAGTTGTCCGATAAGGTTGCCACCCTGGAGATCGCCAAGGGGGTTCAGGTCCGGGTAGAGCGCTCGCAAATCGCCGGCCTGTCGGCCTACGGCAAGAGCACCAAGGCGGTGAGCTAG